The Fulvivirga maritima genome segment GTAACAAAATAGCCGTGTTTTTGTATAGAGATTATGTGTGGTTTATTTAGCCTAAGAAAGAATATAGTGAGCCTTCTGCTAGTGGGCCTGTTGTGGCTAGGAGTAACGCCGTTAATGGCGCAGTCTCAGCTTTGGATTTTAGATGGAAACTCAGGACAACCAGTATCAGATGTATTTGTTAAAGGTAATGGTGTAATTCAAACAACAGACTCTACCGGTAAGGTTGTCATAAATGCTTCTCAAAAAGTAAGGGTATACTTGTCTCACGTGAGCTACTCTCCACAATATTATTTTGTGGCTCCTCAGGCGGTTGATACAGTTTACCTAAGCCCTAAAGAAGTAGCGCTTACTGAAGTAGTCGTTCAAGGTTTTGAAATGGAGAGGCCTTTGGTGGAACAATCGGCAGCTGTAGCACACCTTTCTGGCCATGAGCTAAGTCGTTTTAAAGAAACCTCTATGGTTGATGCCTTCAATACAGTGCCGGGGGTAAGAATGGAGGAGCGAGCACCCAATAGCTACCGTATTTCTATAAGAGGAAGTTCTTTAAGGTCTCCTTTCGGAGTGAGAAACGTGAAGATTTATTGGAATGACATCCCTTATACAGCTCCAGATGGCACCACAGCTCTTAACTTGCTGGACCTTTCTAATATATCCGATGTAGACATAATTAAAGGACCTGCCGGTAGTATGTATGGCGCAGGTAATGGTGGAGTGGTGAGGCTGAATAATGATTTATCTTCTTTCAAAAATGGAATAGCTACGGCCGAATATATGGTGGGGGCCTTTGGCCTTAGTAAATACAGGCTCGCCCTGCAGCAGCCCTTAAAGAGTGGAAATATCGCCGCTTCTTATGTCAGGCAAAAGTCAGATGGATTTAGGGAGCAGAGTGCCTCAGAACGGGAGGTTTTTCAATGGTCTGGTAGTTGGGATTTGCAGGATGATAACCATCTGAATTTCAACTTATTATATACTGATCTGTATTATGAACTACCAGGGGCGTTAACAGCAGAGCAGGTAGCGGAAGATAGAACACAAGCTCGGCCGGGCAGTGAGGAATTAAATGCATCTATAAGACAAAAGGCCTTATTTGCTGGTGTATCATATGACTATAGCCTAGGGCAGCACTGGGAGGCTACCACCAGCGGCTATGTAAACACCAGTGACTTTGATGATCCTTTTAATACTGACTATAAAAAGGAGACCCAATTTGGATATGGAGGCCGGACCAGTTTTAGCTTTAACCATAAGCTTGGCAGGCACATGCATCTGGAGTGGGTGAGTGGTGGCGAATATCAATACAGCAAGACATCAGCTGATAATTTTGGCAATGTAGGTGGTGAACCGGATACCCTTAGGTTTAGTGATGATCTGTTTGTAAAACAATATTTCTTATTTACTCAGGCCGAATTACAATTTCCTAAAGATTTCTTCTTAACAATAGGCTTAAGCCAAAATCACCTTAATTATGATATTAATCGAAAGGCAGATATGGCTACGGGTAATGCTTATGATAGAGAGCGTAACTTTGATCCTGTCTGGGTGCCGAGAGTGGCCTTGCTTAAGAAAATAGGCGCTAGTCAGGCACTGAGGGCTGCTGTTAGTTATGGTTTTTCTCCGCCCACTATAGATGAAGTGAGAACTAATGAAGGAAGCATAAACCTTAACCTGGATGCAGAACGAGGAACTAATTATGAAATAGGTTATAGAGGTACATGGTGGCATGAGAGACTGAATACTGATCTTACTTTTTTCTATTTTTTGCTAGACGAAACCATTACTACCTATACCAGCCCGCAAGGTGTAACACTGTTTAGAAATGCAGGAAAAACAGATCAAAAGGGTGTAGAAATAGCCATTAATTATGATGTGATAAGAAAACCTTCAGATATAATTAATCTTGTCCGTTTAGCGCATAGTTATACCGGACATTTCTTTAAATTTAAGGACTATTTGCAGGAAGAAGATGATTTCAGTGGTAATGATCTTACCGGAGTAGCGCCCATTACCTGGGTCAATACTTTGGCTGTAGAGTCGAGCTTGGGAATATACCTGAACGTAACTCATCAGTTTACAGATGAAATACCACTTAATGATGCCAATACGGTATATCAGGATAGTTACCATTTACTTTCTGGCAGGGTAGGCTGGAGAAAGGCATTTTCTAATCAGTGGAATTTAGAGATTTTCGCTGGAGTAGATAATGTTCTGGATCAGGAGTATAGCCGAGGCAATGACCTTAATCCTTATGGGCAAAGATATTACCAGCCCGCACCTGGGGTTAATGGTTATGGAGGAATAAAGTTAGCATTTACTTATTAATTGATTATGTGTAGTAATTCATTCATTTATAGTAACTTGTAAATCGTGTATGCAAGATTATTTGTTGTTTATTGATACCGAAACTTCAGGTATACCGCAGGATATAAATACTAAAATATCTCATACAGATTTATGGCCTTTTATATTACAAGTGGCCTGGTGTATTTATACTTCAGAAGGAGAGTTATTAAAGAGCGAAAATCATTATATCAACGAACCTGATATTATTATAGAAGAAGCTTCTCAAAAAATCCACAACATAGATTACGAGTTGCTTAAGGAGAAAGGAGAGAGTCGTAAGGAAGTTATAAAGATATTAGCTAATGATTTAAGGCATTATAAACCTCTTATAGTGGGGCATTTTGTAGAGTTTGATAGCAAAATGTTGCAAGTGGCATTTAATAGGGTCGGATTAAAGAATATTATTAAAGATTTACCCCATTTTTGCACCATGCGTTCTACGGGTGATTATGTGCGATATACTAATCGTGATTACCCTAGTTTAGGCATACTCTATGAGGGTTTGTTTAAGGAGAAGCTGGTGAAAATGCATGACGCCAGCGCAGATGCAGAGGCTACGGCCAAATGTTTTTTTGAATTGTATAGGAAAGGAGAGATCGACGAAGAACTAATTGAAAACCAGCCTCTTTTCATAAAAGTACGACAGGAGATCCGTAATAAGTATGGTTGTGGACTCCCTGTAGTCATTCTTCTTATTGTGGGCTTAATAATGATTTTTTCATGAATAGGATTGAATTTCTAAAAAATACAACCCCTTTTGATACCTTGCCGGAAGAGGTATTAGAAAGAGTAGCGAATGAGCTTCAAGAAGTGAATTTCAAAGATAAGGGGATCATATATCAGCAGCATAACACCAAAATCACCGGATTGGATTTGATTTATGAAGGAGGCTATATGGCTTTCTTTTTTGATAGCCATGGAGTGAAACAACATAAGCAAAAGCTGCGAAAAAACGATACTTATGGCGCATTTTCCATTTTATTGAACAAAGGCAAGTCTATTAATACTGTAGAAGTAAAAGAAAAGACCAAGGTGTTAAAAGTGGCCGCTCCACTATTTAAAGAGCTTT includes the following:
- a CDS encoding TonB-dependent receptor — protein: MSLLLVGLLWLGVTPLMAQSQLWILDGNSGQPVSDVFVKGNGVIQTTDSTGKVVINASQKVRVYLSHVSYSPQYYFVAPQAVDTVYLSPKEVALTEVVVQGFEMERPLVEQSAAVAHLSGHELSRFKETSMVDAFNTVPGVRMEERAPNSYRISIRGSSLRSPFGVRNVKIYWNDIPYTAPDGTTALNLLDLSNISDVDIIKGPAGSMYGAGNGGVVRLNNDLSSFKNGIATAEYMVGAFGLSKYRLALQQPLKSGNIAASYVRQKSDGFREQSASEREVFQWSGSWDLQDDNHLNFNLLYTDLYYELPGALTAEQVAEDRTQARPGSEELNASIRQKALFAGVSYDYSLGQHWEATTSGYVNTSDFDDPFNTDYKKETQFGYGGRTSFSFNHKLGRHMHLEWVSGGEYQYSKTSADNFGNVGGEPDTLRFSDDLFVKQYFLFTQAELQFPKDFFLTIGLSQNHLNYDINRKADMATGNAYDRERNFDPVWVPRVALLKKIGASQALRAAVSYGFSPPTIDEVRTNEGSINLNLDAERGTNYEIGYRGTWWHERLNTDLTFFYFLLDETITTYTSPQGVTLFRNAGKTDQKGVEIAINYDVIRKPSDIINLVRLAHSYTGHFFKFKDYLQEEDDFSGNDLTGVAPITWVNTLAVESSLGIYLNVTHQFTDEIPLNDANTVYQDSYHLLSGRVGWRKAFSNQWNLEIFAGVDNVLDQEYSRGNDLNPYGQRYYQPAPGVNGYGGIKLAFTY
- a CDS encoding 3'-5' exonuclease → MQDYLLFIDTETSGIPQDINTKISHTDLWPFILQVAWCIYTSEGELLKSENHYINEPDIIIEEASQKIHNIDYELLKEKGESRKEVIKILANDLRHYKPLIVGHFVEFDSKMLQVAFNRVGLKNIIKDLPHFCTMRSTGDYVRYTNRDYPSLGILYEGLFKEKLVKMHDASADAEATAKCFFELYRKGEIDEELIENQPLFIKVRQEIRNKYGCGLPVVILLIVGLIMIFS